The Gopherus evgoodei ecotype Sinaloan lineage chromosome 4, rGopEvg1_v1.p, whole genome shotgun sequence nucleotide sequence gacaaaatGCGAGTCCTGAGTCTGACTTTGACACAAGGAAGTGAGCGGGTGAAGGAATAAGCAAGCCCTCTAACAACCCTTCTCAATTTGCTGTAGGGGCTGAGTCATGGCAGCTGTCACATTTACACTGACCTACCAGTTATTTTGCATAGGGTGCAAGATTTGTTCAGCTGTGCAGTTGTTAAACTTATGATGTTCATTCTTTTTTGGAGAGGGGaagagctgctgcaggaggatTTTCTCCCTGCCTTATTTGTCTAACTAGAGTCAGTTCttgaggcagagctgctgccattgGTGTCTGGGCTGGGATTCCTGGAAGAGGTTGTTGCTCATGGGCTGTTTCCAACCACCTTTGTGCCAGGAATGAGGTACATACATAACACAAGTCAACAGGTTACATTAACATTAGCCTGAGGCTCTGAAAGTTGCTGACATTTGCCACCACTTGGCTGCTGGGTGCATCAAGGGCACCCAGACATTTTACAGCTGTGAGTAAAGATAAATTGGTCCTTACCCAGGGAAACAAGGGCCTGGTAATTCCTCAGCATCTGGTCCCggtacagctgctgctctggctgggatAGGAGCTCCCACTCCTCCCGGGTGAAATACAGAGCGACGTCCTCAAacgccacctggagctgctggcaaCAAGCGTTACACACTCAGCACCTTccgctccagcccccagcccggaATCTCAGCAGGGGACGCGGTTTCTAGGGGAGCTCCCAGGGATAACACCCAGCCCAGCAGCTGTGACCCAGGGAGActctccccaaccccccagttcccccaggaaggggacagagagcaggtgacacctttgcccaggaagctgaacaaaggcagGGAGCAGGAGACGCTGAGGAGTGACAGAgtttcaggagctggctggggaatggaaGAGAACCCAGACAGAGCTCTGACCCCCGAATGGGGCTGTGGTGTCCCTGAGgtcccaagatggacctaactggggaAGATCCTGTTGTCcgtgcctgcaagacctgtcttggactgtgttcctgtcgtctaaataaaccttctgctttagtggctggctgagaatcatagtgaatcgcaggaagccaggGGTGTGGGGCCTTGTgtccccccacactctgtgacacatgGTTTGCCAGACTGATCAGCTAAGCCAATACTGACAACCTatatgaaaaggctgcaaaacaccattATGCATCAACATGCAGAACACTTTATAAACCCCTCACTctcaaagccaattttagaagaaccgaatgaggctgttaagaatgctggagacacaagtCAGCTCATGTGAACCAGCCTGGCTGTGGCATCGTACTTGCCATTTAAACAAGAGacaccacacactacaaactggaggccaacgTTAAGTGCATTATCACTTGTTAATCCCGAAGCAGGACACTGGTTTGGAACAAGACTAGCAAACACTCACTAGCTTTCTGAAAAAAACTCGGCTGACTCtctagaagcatgtggtgcaacagtgaaagaatCAGGAGAATTATCTCACCTAGCGCCCGGGCTGCGCTGGTGCAAAGCGGGATCCCCGGGCCCTGCCTGGCCGAGCCGAGCCGCTGCCGGCCCCGTGGTCACTAGCGCGGGAGGGACCCAGGTCCCGGCCCCCTCGGCTCGGCCCCCAGCCGGGACCAGCCAGTGCCCGGCCGGGGAGTCCCCGCCCCGCGTCCTACCTGCGCCGGCCCCGCTGCAGCCATCGCCGGGCTCGGCTCCGGCCCCGGCCGCTTCCTCCGCCCGGGCAGCGACTTCCAGCCCAGCGGCCACTGCTGCCTCCCCGGGGCCGCTTCTCGGCCgctccccgccctggggctgcagccgggACCCGCCTGCGCACGGgccgggctgggacccaggagtccgggctggCTCCGCTCTGCCCCGCGGCTGCTGCCTCCCCGGGGTCGCTTCCAGCCGGACTGGCCCGAGGAGGCCCCGCCCCGCTCGCTGGACGCTGCGGAACCGGCTCAAGCCCCTCCCCGCCCTCCAAGGGCCCCGAGGCTGCGCTGCCCCGGCTCCAGCAGCCGGGGGAGGCCCCAGCGCAGGGACCTTGCGGACCAGCCCCCTGAGGCCCGGCTGGGAGCATCTGCCGCAGGGCGGGGGAacgggggcagggactggccggAGGCTGCGCCAGACAATCCGCTGCCCGTGCCCAGCGCACCGGACAGGCTCCTCAGCGGGGGATTAGTTACAAAACTGGATACAAAGCAACAGGCAGCAATTTCTCTCGCCTCCATCGAGCTGTTCGCTCCCGGGCGCTTCTGTGACGGCTGCtcggaggaggtgagggctgcagcaggggagaaatCCCCAGTAGCAGCTGCTGCGGAAGCGGTTCACTGGTACCTcccggtgccccccttcctggagTGCGGGGCCCCCAGGGAAGGGCAGGAGCCTGGAGTCAAAGGGGATCCTCGGTTTGTtcctgggaaggagggggcggaGGGGACTGGCCCCCCAGAAGTGTTACTTATGTGACAAAGCGATGCCCATTGTCTGGGGGGATCCAGATACCCTCCCCGAGCTGGCCAGGTTAAAGCAGCTCCTCCCCGGTCAGAGACTTCAGTGCGGGCAGCTGCCGCATGCTCAGAACCTCCGCCTGTTCACATACCTCCGCACTCTGGAGAGAAGCGTTGCTACCGCATTCAGCCATCAATCAGCGAGAGAGGCACTGTGAGGCTCCTCCTATGCACAGCATGGCATGTGTACAATGGCTTCTCCATTGTCATCGGCTTTTAACCTGCTTGAGAGCAGCGTGGAGCAACCTTGATGCGGGACCTTCGTGCCTGCTAACACCGGTAACCCTTTCCACAACCTATCCGCCTGGGTTCTGCATTTTGTACCTTTCTACacggagcagggccagctccaggcaccgtgcAGCAAGCAGGTGTCTGGGGCGGCCAATGAAGACGGGCGGCACGTTCAGCTATTCAGCAGCGAGTCCCTCTCGGAAGGAGGGACCTGCCCCCGAAGAATGAAGCCGCACGGTGGAGCTGttcaccaaagtgctgccgacCATGATTGCGGCTTCCCCccccactgcttggggcggcaaaaactctGGAGCCGGTCCTGACAGGGAGTAACACCAGCTCGAAGCCCCCTGCATCAAGTGATCGTTCACACACATTGCGATCACAGCGGGCTATCTGagcagcttggctctttgtgagGATTTCCTGAACTATTCCCATCATAGTCTTTAAAGCTTCCCcaaaccagggccagctttaggaagtgcagagcTGGATTCAAATAGTTTAGAAGGGGCCTCCGTAGGGATGACTCACCCAgtggcgctctgggtcttcggggcaggtccttcactcactacaggtcttcggtggcactgaaggacccaccgccaaagtgccactgaagacccggagtgagtgaaggacccgcagcCGAAGCGCCACCGAAACCCGgagcgccaccaggtgagtaaaaatgaaaaaggtgcctaagttaggcactcttctttagggtgcggggcctgattcaggggaattggcctaaagctggacCTGCCCCAAACTTTTGCGCAAGTTCAGTCATAAGCTCCTCCTCTGCCTCAGAGCCACCCTCCAGGGCCTCTCCAGTGAGATCCAGGGGCCCTCTGACTTTTCTTCCACTTAGGAGATGAAATGGGGCACTCCAGGGTAAGCAAATAGACAAGGGAACATTACATCCCAGTCACTCAGCCTCTTGACTGCATATGTTCCTGTTGAAGGTAGATTTTAGAGTCCTGATGAACCTCTCAACTAAACTGATCTCTGGATGGTATCGGGCAAATTTCAATTTACCCTGCACATAGaatcagaagattagggttggaagagacctcaggaggtcatctagtccagtggtctcCAACATGGGGTGTGCACACCCTAGGGGGTGCGCAAGAGGATCATTGGAGGTGCACGGTAGGAGgaccactttttttcttttttcttttttggttcagCAGTTTGGGTGGGAGTTCGAGCGTTTTttcggggtttttttttttgcttcagcctGGCAGAGGGTTGtgtgctcaaaatttttttatTGATGGGGtgcgcgatcaaaaaagtttggagaaccactgatctagtccaactctaggtaacccatttcactGCTCCACCACCCTACTAGTGAAATagtgcttcctaatatccaacctagatctcttccactgcaacctgagaccattgcttcttgttctgtctgcgaccactgagaacagccgagctccatcctctttggaaccccctttcaggtagttggaaTCCCCGGTTattaaatccctcctcactcttctcttctgcccagtaccctcagcttctcctcctaagtcatgtgccccagccgccaaataatttttgttaccctccgctggactctcacAAAATAGCTGCCCCTCTTCTCAGAGTTTGCCACTGGGAATTCAGAGACATATTCCCTTTTGATACAGGTCACAATATTAATAGGGTTGGATGATGATGTTATCTTATTTCCCACCAACACACGGGGGAGCCGAGAAATTCTTAAGAAATCCCACATTGAAAATACCCCTTAAACCTTCCCACTCTCATTCAATGTCACCTAAAGGCTCCACGGTTTTCAACTTCCCCAAGACCAGGAGTTTTACACCCGCCCCTAGAATATCACCCTCTTTAATCCCATCTTTCCTGACTAGAGACATCTGTGCTCCAGTGTCTCCCTAGCCCTGGCACACGCTACCATTTACCCTGGCCTTTGTAATAAACTCTTGGTCTGGCTCCAGGTCAGAGCTGCCAAAATTAACTAGAACTCTGGCTGCCCGCACTGAAGTCTCTGACTGGAGAGGAGCTGCTTTAACCTGGCCAGCTCGAGGAGGGTATCTGGATCCCCCCCAGACAATGGGCATCGCTTTGTCACATAAGTAACACTTCCGTGGGGCCAGTCCCCTccgccccctcctccttcccaggaaCAAACCGAGGATCCCCTTTGACTCCAGGCTCCTGCCCTTCCCTGGGGGCCCCGCActccaggaaggggggcaccgggAGATACCAGTGAACCGCTTCCGCAGCTGCTGCTACTGGGGATTTCTCCCCGGctgcagccctcacctcctccgaGCAGCCGTCACAGAAGCGCCCGGGAGCGAACAGCTCGATGGAGGCGAGAGAAATTGCTGCCCGTTGCTTTGTATCCAGTTTTGTAACTAATCCCCCGCTGAGGAGCCTGTCCGGTGCGCTGGGCACGGGCAGCGGATTGTCTGGCGCAGCCTccggccagtccctgcccccgtTCCCCCGCCCTGCGGCAGAGGCTCCCAGCCGGGCCGCGGGGCTGGGCCGGAAGGTCCCTGCGCTTGGGGCCTGCCCCGGCCGCTGGAGCCGGCAGCGCAGGCGCGGGGCGGAGCGGGCCCGTGCGCAGGCGGGTCCCGGCTGCAGCCCCGGGGCGGGGAGCGGGCGAGGGGCGGCCCCGGGGAGGCAGCAGCCGCCGCGGGGCGGGAAGTCGCTGCCCGGGCGGAGGAAGCGGCCGGGGCCGGAGCCGAGCCCGGCGATGGCTGCAGCGGGGCCGGCGCAGGTAGGACGCGGGGCGGGGACTCCCCGGCCGGGCACTGGCTGGTCCCGGCTGGGGGCCGAGCCGAGGGGGCCGGGACCCGGGTCCCTCCCGCGCTAGTGACCGCGGGGCCGGGGGCTGCAGGAGCGGCGCGGGGAAGCCCTGGCCGGGCGGAGCGGGGCTGAGCACAGGCCTGGGGCGGAGGCGGGAGGAGGAGCCTGTTTCCTGCCCTGGGATTCGGGCCCGTCCCAGAGCCCCGTGGGGAGCCGAGGGCGACTCCTGTCCCGGCCAGCAGGGCCCCGGGTCCTTGCGGGAGCTGTGCGGGgtgggggagtctccctgggtcACAGGTGCTGGGCGGGGGGTTCCCTGGGAGTCGCTCCCCTAGAAACCGCGTCCCCTGCTGAGACtccgggctgggggctggagcggAAGGTGCTGAGTGTGTAACGCTTgtgccagcagctccaggtggcgtTTGAGGACGTCGCTCTGTATTTCACCCGGGAGGAGTGGGAGCTCCTatcccagccagagcagcagctgtaccGGGACCAGATGCTGAGGAATTACCAGGCCCTTGTTTCCCTGGGTAAGGATGAGCTCGGCGCCCTATTGTGCTGGGTTgcaccaacatttaaaaaaatgagtccCTGCTCCCAAAACTTTAGTAATAAAACTGATTCTTTCCCTCTGAACAGGCTATTCAGGTTCAACACCAGACTTAATCAACCGAATAGAATTAGGAGAGGCAGAGCTTTGGATCTGGGATGCCGAGAAATCCAGGCAAAGCTCTGGGCCTGAGAGCCCCTCCTCAGGTGAGTCATAATAATCCAGCCCCTTCTAATTTACTCACCTGCTAGTGGAGGGCTCCTTAATGTAGAAGGCAAAGGCAGAGCGAGATCCATTGGCTAGGAACTGAAGGAGACGAATGGAGGCTGGGAATTAGGGGCCACGGTTTACCTGGGAGGGGAATGAACCATTGGGAGAGCTCCCCTAGGGACaggttggattctccatcactgtcagTCTGTCAGTGGAGACACGGCATCTCTTTCTAAAGCCCTGCTCTAACTCAGCCAGCAGTTACTGGGCCTGAGGCAGGAATGACTGGGGGAGATTCTCTGGCTGGGATAGGCAGGAAGCCAGGCTGGATGGGCACAATGAGCCTGTCTGGCCTTTATATCTATGAATCCTAGAAATCATAGacatgtagaactggaagggaccttggtagatcatctagtccagtcccctgcaccgaggcagggctaagtattatctagtccatccctgacaggtgtctgtctaaacTGTTCTTAGAAATCTctgatgatggagattccacaacctcccaaggtaATTTTTTTCCACTTCTTAACTACCCTCAgagtttggaagtttttcctaaatctcccttgctgcaatataatcccattatttcttgtcctggcctcagtggataaggagaacaatttatcaccttccTGTTGGTAACAGTATTTTACGGTCTCAAAAACTGTTATCaggtcaccccccaccccagtcttctcttctccaaactaaacaaactcaattttttcaatctttcctcatgggtcatgttttttagatctttaatcattcttgctgctctccACTGatcctctccagtttgtccacatcctttctgaagtgtggggtccagaactggacacactaatCCAGCTGAGACTTTACCAGTGCTgactagagtggaagaattacttctctcatcttgcttgcaacactcctcCTAATACCATCCCAGaataatatttgccttttttccttcaaaaaactattccactgttgactcatatttagtttgtgatccactataaccccataTGGTTCTCTGCTGTATTCCTTTCTAGccgtcatttcccattctgtctTTGTGTAATTGATTATTCCTACCCAAGTGTAGTACTTGGCATATGGGCTtatagaatttcatcctatttaattccaaccatttccccagtttgtcaaggtcattttgaattctaattctctGCTCTAatgtgcttgcaatccctccgaGCTTTAAATTGTCCGTAAACTTTGAATGTGTTCTCTATGCCATTACCAAATCATATATGAAGctgttgaatagaactggacccaggaccgaTCTCTGCGGGCTCTCTCTTGATATACCCTTGCAGCTCATTTGTGAACCATAACAAGTACTTTGAGTGtgggttttccaaccagttgtgcaccaacCTTATAATAGGCTTGCCTAAGATatgtttctctagtttgtttatgacaaggtcatgTAAGACAgtttcaaaagccttactaaagtcaagatgtgACATCTGCTGCTTTTGTcctatctacaaggcttgttCGCTGTCAAAAAAGGATGTTAGGTTcgtttgacataatttgttcctgacaaatccatgctgactgttacttataaTACTTTTACTCCTGGGGAGATTCTGCGTGACTTTTGCCCGCAGAAAACGGCTCCCCCGCAGAATTCCTCTGCCTCCCTGCAGAAAACACCAGGGAAGCAACGGTGTGGGGAACATGACCAGGTTGCAGTTTTTTAGGGGGGATTGCTCCCTCCAACAGAGGTGAGGCATGAGGGTTTGGGGGGTGGGTTGGAGGGGTTTGAAGGGATGACAAGTCACTCAGGGGTTGTGTGATGTAAGCTGAAAAACATGTTTGTAATTTTTTGCAACCCAATCAGTGACACTGCTAAGCTGGAAGGGGTGAATGGCCTGCTTTCCTCACCATCATGACAGGGAGTGGGGGCAaatctgggtggccctggaaccCCGCAGGCCAGGTCTCAATACCCGGAGTGAGGTGTTGGGTCCAGCCCTGTCGGACAGGTGCCACCATTGCAGGGTGAGGCACCAATCCAAGAAATAGTCACGGACAAATGGGGAAATCGCTCATCCATGACATTTTTCCATGCTTGACAAGCCTGTAGCCTTAACCATGAGCTAACACTGGGATTGCCTCTGCTCTCTCCAGCAGGGCACGAGATCCTGGGAGAAACGAGGACATGGTCTGAATGTGGGGAGAGCGCAGCAGGAATGCAGAATCCCACATCCCATAGAGGGATCCATGCACAGGACGCAGTCCATCCCCGGGGTAGACTCCACCAGAAACTGGACCTATCTACACACCAGACACTCCCCATGGGCCAGCGCCCCCACCGCTGCATCAATTGCGGCAAGAGATTCAGCAGTCCCTCTGCACTGACCCAGCACCAGTGCATGCATACCGGGGAGATGCTGCATCGCTGTGCTGACTGTGGCAGGAGCTTCAGACAGTCCTCAATCCTGAGAATACACCGGCGTACACACATCAGGGAGAGGCCATACTGCTGCACTGACTGTGGCAAGGGCTTTGCACGGAGCTCAAACCTAAGAATACACCAGCGCAcacacaccggggagcggccacATCACTGTGCTGACTGCGGCAAGAGCTTTGCAGACAGCTCAACCTTGAGAAGACACCAGCGCCtgcacaccggggagcggccgcATCGCTGTGCTGACTGCGGCAAGACCTTTGCACGGAACTCAAGCCTGAGAACACACCAGCGCCTGCACACCAGGGAACAGCCGTACTGCTGTGCTGACTGTGGCAAGGGCTTTGCACGGCACTCAAGCCTGAGAACACATCAGCGCGCACACACTGGGGAGCGGTCGTACCACTGTGCTGACTGTGGTAAGATGTTCAGCAGTGGCAAGACGCTGACCCGTCACCAGCCCACGGACGCTGGGGAGCGGCCTCATCGCTGTGCTGACTGCGGCAAGGGCTTTGCACGGAGCTCACATCTGAGAACACACGAGCGCACACACACAGGAGAGCGGCCGCATCGCTGTGCTGACTGTGGCAAGGGCTTTGCACAGATTGCACACCTGAGAGTCCATCAGCGCAcacacaccggggagcggccacATCTCTGTGCTGACTGCGGCAAAGGCTTTGCACAGATTGCACACCTGAGGGCACACCAGCGCATGCACACCGGGGAGCggctgcagcactgtgctgactGCAGCAAGGGCTTTGCAGAGAGCTCAAAGGCGAGAAGACAACAGCGCGcacacactggggagcggccatacCACTGCGCTGACTGTGGCAAGGGCTTTGCAGAGAGCTCACATCTGAGAAGACACCAGCGCAcacacactggggagcggccacaCCACTGTGCTGACTGTGGCAAGGGCTTTGCACAGATTGCACACCTGAGAGCACACCAGCGCACACACACTGGAGAGCGGCCGCACCGCTGTGCTAACTGCGGAAAGGGCTTTGTCCAGATTTCACACCTGAGAGTACATCAACGCAcacacaccggggagcggcctcACTGTTGTGCTGACTGTGGCAAGGGCTTTGTCCAGATTTCACACCTGAGAGTACATCGGTTCACgcacactggggagcggccccaTCACTGTGCTGACTGCGGCAAGGGCTTTGCACAGATTTCACACCTGAGAAGACACCAGTGCACACACCAGGGAGTGGCTGCACCACTGTGACAGTTCTGGGAAGAACTTCAGCAGAACCAGTGCACTGACCAAGCAGAGGTGCATGCACACTGGGGAGAGGCCATTCTGATGCCCTGACTACAGCAAGAGCTTTGCATGGGCCTCTTTGATATCATGTTGGTGCATTCACAGCTGAGAgtggcagtgcagctgtgctgactgGAGCAAGTACTTTGCTAGATTGGCCAATGTCACCTGGCACCAAGTCACTCACACCAATGCCCTTCTGCCAATGCCAGGGCCTGAGGGGCTTCTGGCAGCCAGGTGGAACTGGCACAGCACCAGCAGATGGAGATCAGGGAGTGGTCCTGTCCCTGTAGTGCCCAGCAGAGACTGTGTGGGGCAAGGAAGGAGACTTGGTTCAGCAGTATGGGAAAGAGCAGACAGGTGGAGGGAATTTGGAGCAGATGTTCACAGCCTACGTCATTAGGGAGCTCTCCCTTGCCATGTAGGTGGGATCCAGCTAGGGCATTCGCTTTCTTTCTGTCCAAACTCACTCACGCATCACGCACAACCCCTCCCATCTAGATGAGATTAAGTCgggaactcccccccccccccccacctccctcggTTCCAACCAGCGGGTGACTCTTGGGTAACATCCAGAGGTAGGATTTGCAGTCCTGTCTCAGCATGGATTGGGAGTGGAGCAGGACAGCCCAGTGTGTGTGGTTGAAAGGAGACTCAGGAACTGCTCATGCCGTCTACTTTAAATAGAAACGTGATGAAGAAGAACTACGTACCTAATGTGTAACACAGGTCTGTCTAGCCAGGTGTTTCTTTGCTATTAAAGAAGCTGATGCGTTCACACGGCATGTGGAGAAGCCAGTGTGAAGTGTAAATCTTTAAGGTGAACCAATTAAAGTGTTCCAAGGCCTAACTGACCATGAGGCCGGATGAACGGTGTGACTGTCAGGTGCTCAGAGGGAGTTTtccattactcctgggggaattctgcacgtAAAAATACTGtgaacaatgttttaaaattctgcataatttatttatcaaaataacactgtataatcacactagtttcaattattttgctaatttatttaaaaaaatccctgtcagcaagtatgtcggTAACAATACAGATGGCAAAAAAGATTCATGAGGTGTTTTTGACAAAtggattccttactaggcatattaatacaaaactttgagtaataattcatgtAAAATACAATATAGAGATATATTTcccgcacccctcagaagcagtgcaaaggcttgcgGGAGTCAGGTAACGGAGgagtgagggagagggaaataattgcTGGGAGGATCCTGGGAGTGAACCAGGAGAGTTCTTGGGTGTGGGTGGCAGAAGTATAGAGAAGATTTGAGGGGGTGGgagattcctagagcagatcatttaacaaaacatcccatcttgagaATCCACCAAgacctttgtaaattgttccaaaatGGTTAATTACGTTCAGTGCCAGAAATGGGTGCCCTAGTTCCAATCTGAATGTGTcctgcttcaacttccagccactggatcatgttatacctttgtcaGCAAGATTGATGagcccattatgaaatatttgttccctatgtgatacttacagactgtaagcAAGTCACCCCGTGGCTTTTCTTTGTTAAAGGAAACGGGGAGTTCTGAGAGTTCATGGGATCCCATGGAACATAGCCGTGCCCTGAGCCTTGTGCGTAACTTTCCCAGGGCAGACCCCAAGAATTCTGGTTCTAGGGCTTCTGGGAGGCACCCCGGAAAGTAGGGAAGTCACAGGGGTCAGGTCAGCTAGGAGCAGTCACTGGGCTGCTCCCCGACTAGCTTTGCTGCCTGGCAACTAGTAGGCCCAGCTGCCTGATTGATTGCAGGGTCTGACTGGCCACCGGGCCAGCAGCCTGGTTGATAAGTCCAGCAACAACAGCAGAGCACCGACTGCTCAACGTGTTCCTTGGCTGCAGCTGCGCTGGGTCCTGCCCCTGCTGTGCTGTGTCTagctctgctcctgctccagccccagcctgcaccTACGCCTGCCCCAGGCCCAGTCCCAGCTCCATGCTGGCTTTGGACTCCCAGCTCCGACCCTTGGCTGTGCCTCCTGACTGTGACTCGTTACCCTTCGGCTTAGACTTTGGCTTCTATCTCCCAGCTCCGACCTTTGGCTCTGCCTCAGGACCCGTCTCTTCTGAGTTCAGACTCTTGCTCTGCCCATTAGGCCAGAGCACCCACGACTCGGCCAGTGACAGAAACGACAGGGGACTGGGACCCGCtgggtggagggctggggagaCAGGGCACAGCGAGATTGGACAGGGTGAgacagggactggctggacaagaaAACGGGCTAAGAACCAGTAGTGGGAGGGGGAGATACAGATCAGATGAGGAACTGgggggaactgggactggctgggcaaggagaacCTGGGACTTGCTGGAAAGATGAGTGGGACTGGACTGAGGAGCcacaggtggggaagaggcaggactggAAGAGGCTGGAGGGAACAGGGCAGAAGGGGACAAGCTTCGGGGAATTGAGCTGCTGATTCCTGATGGCAAGAGCTGGATTTATCCCTGGCTGGGCTGTGCACGGAAATAAGAGGGCAGGTCGGG carries:
- the LOC115651413 gene encoding zinc finger protein 345-like isoform X5, which translates into the protein MAAAGPAQQLQVAFEDVALYFTREEWELLSQPEQQLYRDQMLRNYQALVSLAGHEILGETRTWSECGESAAGMQNPTSHRGIHAQDAVHPRGRLHQKLDLSTHQTLPMGQRPHRCINCGKRFSSPSALTQHQCMHTGEMLHRCADCGRSFRQSSILRIHRRTHIRERPYCCTDCGKGFARSSNLRIHQRTHTGERPHHCADCGKSFADSSTLRRHQRLHTGERPHRCADCGKTFARNSSLRTHQRLHTREQPYCCADCGKGFARHSSLRTHQRAHTGERSYHCADCGKMFSSGKTLTRHQPTDAGERPHRCADCGKGFARSSHLRTHERTHTGERPHRCADCGKGFAQIAHLRVHQRTHTGERPHLCADCGKGFAQIAHLRAHQRMHTGERLQHCADCSKGFAESSKARRQQRAHTGERPYHCADCGKGFAESSHLRRHQRTHTGERPHHCADCGKGFAQIAHLRAHQRTHTGERPHRCANCGKGFVQISHLRVHQRTHTGERPHCCADCGKGFVQISHLRVHRFTHTGERPHHCADCGKGFAQISHLRRHQCTHQGVAAPL